A single window of Rana temporaria chromosome 1, aRanTem1.1, whole genome shotgun sequence DNA harbors:
- the LOC120945613 gene encoding perilipin-2-like → MAEVVEQQQEQQNVVVRFINLPLVSSTYDIVSSVYVNTKDAHPYLKSVCGVAEKSAKTITTVAVNGAMPIIHKLEPQIAMANNLACFGLDKIEERLPILYQPSDKVFANASETVVGAKDAVINGITGVVDKTRGAVFGSLEMTKAVVNGSINTVLGSNAVRKMSSGVDIALTKSETLLEQYLPPTDEELAKEAAKTEGFEVPTGNASYYVRLGSLSTKARKRAYQQALTKFRDAKCRSQEAIAQLNTTVELIEFARKNMSDANQRVHDAQGQLYNKWVAWTKSTEQNPCGDSESTEQIEYRTLTIARNLTHQLQTTCLSLVSSVKGLPQNVQNKAQNVSAMAAEFYQNFLSASAFKDLSDSLMKTRREKFTNMKDSMDDVMDFLVNNTPLNWVVDPFYSLAGRRGEEDLDVSDTTSEAE, encoded by the exons ATGGCTGAAGTAGTGGAACAGCAACAAGAGCAACAG AATGTCGTGGTTAGGTTTATTAACCTTCCCTTGGTGAGCTCAACCTATGATATAGTGTCTTCCGTTTATGTGAACACTAAAGATGCCCATCCTTACCTGAAATCTGTTTGCGGCGTGGCAGAGAAGAGTGCGAAGACCATTACTACAGTGGCTGTTAATGGAGCTATGCCAATAATACACAAACTGGAACCTCAGA TTGCCATGGCAAACAACCTTGCTTGTTTTGGGCTTGACAAGATTGAAGAGAGGCTGCCTATTTTGTATCAGCCTAGTGACAAG gtttttgctAATGCCTCTGAGACTGTTGTTGGTGCCAAAGATGCTGTGATTAATGGCATAACAGGAGTGGTTGATAAGACCAGGGGAGCTGTGTTTGGCAGCCTGGAGATGACCAAGGCTGTTGTGAATGGAAGTATTAACACTGTGCTTGGGAGTAATGCAGTGCGTAAGATGAGCAGTGGTGTTGATATTGCACTTACGAAGTCCGAGACTCTTCTGGAACAATATCTGCCACCAACTGATGAGGAGCTAG caaagGAGGCTGCAAAAACAGAGGGGTTTGAGGTACCAACAGGGAATGCAAGCTACTATGTTCGCTTGGGATCACTCTCTACAAAGGCCCGCAAACGTGCTTACCAACAGGCTTTGACAAAATTCAGAGATGCTAAATGCAGAAGCCAGGAAGCTATTGCTCAGCTGAATACCACTGTTGAACTG ATTGAATTTGCCAGAAAGAACATGAGTGATGCCAATCAAAGGGTACATGATGCACAGGGACAGCTGTACAATAAATGGGTGGCATGGACAAAAAGCACAGAACAGAATCCTTGTGGAGACTCTGAAAGCACTGAG CAAATTGAATACCGCACTCTGACCATCGCACGGAATCTGACCCATCAACTGCAAACTACATGTCTTTCTCTGGTGTCCAGTGTCAAAGGCCTTCCACAAAACGTCCAGAACAAAGCTCAGAATGTTAGTGCCATGGCTGCAGAATTCTACCAGAATTTTCTCTCCGCCTCTGCTTTTAAAGATCTCTCAGACAGCTTGATGAAAACCAGGAGAGAGAAGTTCACAAATATGAAGGATTCCATGGATGATGTGATGGACTTTTTGGTTAACAACACTCCTCTAAACTGGGTGGTAGATCCCTTTTACTCATTGGCTGGTCGACGTGGGGAGGAAGATCTTGATGTGTCGGACACAACCAGCGAAGCAGAATGA